The following coding sequences lie in one Lysobacter capsici genomic window:
- a CDS encoding relaxation protein, with protein sequence MQQDELMALISKTAVLMEQFERRCDEISASQRAVFQQLQQLAQQVPGVVRQSADESLRSLPGAVMGRLESGLDQPVGAYEKRLQSAGGLLQEGSQTLAAQLKRMESLHKHLVWKVVGAAFGSVLLLLVGGGWLLWQYRADINENRVAADLLRAYNQADVTLCEGRLCANVEPQGKSYGDQKQYRVVQPRR encoded by the coding sequence ATGCAGCAAGACGAATTGATGGCCTTGATCAGCAAGACCGCGGTGCTGATGGAGCAGTTCGAGCGGCGCTGCGACGAGATCAGCGCCAGCCAGCGCGCGGTGTTCCAGCAATTGCAGCAACTCGCCCAGCAGGTGCCCGGCGTGGTCCGGCAATCGGCCGACGAAAGCCTGCGCAGCTTGCCCGGGGCGGTGATGGGGCGGCTGGAGAGCGGCCTGGATCAGCCGGTCGGCGCCTACGAAAAACGCCTGCAGAGCGCCGGCGGATTGCTGCAGGAAGGCTCGCAGACGCTGGCCGCGCAGCTCAAGCGCATGGAATCGCTGCACAAGCATCTGGTCTGGAAAGTGGTCGGCGCCGCGTTCGGCAGCGTGCTGTTGCTGCTGGTCGGCGGCGGCTGGCTGTTGTGGCAGTACCGCGCCGACATCAACGAAAACCGGGTCGCGGCCGATCTGCTGCGCGCCTACAACCAGGCCGACGTGACCCTGTGCGAGGGCCGGCTGTGCGCCAACGTCGAGCCGCAGGGCAAGAGCTACGGCGACCAGAAGCAATATCGCGTGGTGCAGCCGCGGCGCTGA
- a CDS encoding Imm32 family immunity protein gives MNIRGYSDDGQSGEESRHKELAEINLFATPAELRRIASFLNKAADTMQRMGANYGHEHLSDRQPGFDDSPHFVVIASGRADD, from the coding sequence ATGAATATCCGCGGTTACAGCGACGATGGGCAGTCCGGAGAAGAAAGTCGGCACAAGGAACTGGCGGAGATAAACCTGTTCGCGACGCCGGCCGAACTTCGCCGGATCGCCAGCTTTCTCAACAAGGCCGCCGACACCATGCAGCGCATGGGCGCGAACTACGGCCATGAGCACTTGTCGGACCGGCAGCCGGGTTTCGACGACTCGCCGCATTTCGTGGTGATCGCCAGCGGGCGCGCCGACGATTAG
- a CDS encoding MFS transporter, with translation MTAAAPVRPDTPASAPVLSPRQVGLILFALTMGGFAIGTSEFVVMGLITDIARAMGVNEPQVGHVISAYALGVVIGAPTLAILGARMSRRSLLLALMGFYAFGNLASALAPGYYSLMLARFVAGLPHGAYFGIAALVAARISPPEQRGAAVGRVMLGLSVALLVGNPLATWLGQSFGWRWAFALVSLIALATVAMTMRVLPRGMNAPRPDAMRELRDFNRKPVWLALGIGAIGFAGMFCVFSYLAPTLVHVTGVRESFIPFGLIAFGIGGILGTLGGGWLFDRLQFRAAAWILVWSAMILLLFPLAARSVWTVLPAVLAVGTMGALATVLQAHLMDVARSAQTLAAASNHSAFNMANALGPWLGGMAITAGYGWTSTGVVGAITALAGLLIYAWARADARRATPSTVACEAD, from the coding sequence ATGACCGCCGCCGCCCCCGTCCGCCCGGACACCCCCGCATCCGCCCCTGTCCTGTCGCCACGCCAGGTCGGCCTGATCCTGTTCGCCCTGACCATGGGCGGGTTCGCCATCGGCACCAGCGAATTCGTGGTGATGGGACTGATCACCGACATCGCCCGCGCGATGGGCGTGAACGAGCCGCAGGTGGGCCACGTCATCAGCGCCTACGCGCTCGGCGTGGTGATCGGCGCGCCGACGTTGGCGATCCTCGGCGCGCGCATGTCGCGGCGCAGCCTGCTGCTGGCCTTGATGGGCTTCTACGCGTTCGGCAATCTCGCCAGCGCGCTGGCGCCGGGCTACTACAGCCTGATGCTCGCGCGCTTCGTCGCCGGGCTGCCGCACGGCGCGTATTTCGGCATCGCGGCGTTGGTCGCCGCGCGGATCAGTCCACCGGAACAGCGCGGCGCCGCGGTCGGACGGGTGATGCTGGGTTTGTCGGTCGCGCTGCTCGTCGGCAATCCGCTGGCGACGTGGCTGGGGCAGAGCTTCGGTTGGCGTTGGGCGTTCGCGCTGGTGTCGCTGATCGCCTTGGCGACGGTGGCGATGACGATGCGGGTGTTGCCGCGCGGCATGAACGCGCCGCGTCCGGACGCGATGCGCGAGCTGCGCGATTTCAATCGCAAGCCGGTATGGCTGGCGCTGGGCATCGGCGCGATTGGCTTCGCCGGCATGTTCTGTGTTTTCAGTTATCTGGCGCCGACCTTGGTGCATGTCACCGGCGTGCGCGAGTCGTTCATTCCGTTCGGCCTGATCGCGTTCGGCATCGGCGGCATTCTCGGCACGCTCGGCGGCGGCTGGTTGTTCGATCGCCTGCAGTTCCGCGCGGCGGCGTGGATATTGGTGTGGTCGGCGATGATCCTGCTGCTGTTCCCGCTGGCCGCACGCTCGGTATGGACGGTGCTGCCGGCGGTGCTGGCGGTCGGCACGATGGGCGCGCTGGCGACGGTGTTGCAGGCGCATCTGATGGACGTCGCCCGATCGGCGCAGACATTGGCGGCGGCGTCCAACCACTCCGCGTTCAACATGGCCAATGCGCTCGGGCCGTGGCTGGGCGGCATGGCGATCACCGCCGGTTACGGTTGGACCTCCACCGGCGTGGTCGGCGCGATCACCGCGCTGGCCGGTTTGCTGATCTATGCTTGGGCGCGCGCCGATGCACGTCGTGCGACGCCGTCGACGGTGGCGTGCGAAGCCGATTGA
- a CDS encoding XVIPCD domain-containing protein: MSKERQYTATDLYGADGRPRGSDIDQDRLYNCYFLAPIGSLGERQPDRIRDAIGFNAEAGEFTVMLYRPPSMQERGQGQTDPIRESIVVSQEDIRRNIRKGGGGTADNNREHDGALWPTVIEAGFAELYGRDTQGRVNLNRGYDLIGDQTRGGSLADGMYALTGESGRSLRILNPEAPPMRSTGPDHVHRPEPPPFRAPVHGARLELDAVYAEVEQALATQRPVSMATQGRDVQDGLEESHAYMVVGVSRDPRTNEAQVTLRNPYGNNERADEGNHNIGPGWNANNPEITVNLNRLVRDGSFAEFNIGPAARVQTQQQSAPEAGAPSTQSMPTQPAQAEPQPPASLPPGATSITDRHHPGHERFQQAIDAIERSPNIPAGTFSGERLQQAAANLAYASLAGAQRPQGGQNERLDRIDFVVFNNDRSGLIAGQGELGNPTAKLALLPAAQDNATSLSQASQQVRDTLAQQSQAQSVAQQAPAQAQDDPAMKGPRV, from the coding sequence ATGTCAAAGGAAAGGCAATACACGGCGACTGATTTGTATGGGGCTGACGGCCGTCCGCGGGGTTCGGATATCGACCAGGATCGCCTTTACAACTGCTACTTCCTCGCGCCGATAGGCTCGCTCGGCGAGCGGCAACCCGATCGCATTCGCGATGCCATCGGTTTCAATGCCGAGGCCGGTGAGTTCACGGTTATGTTGTACCGCCCGCCGAGCATGCAGGAGCGTGGCCAGGGACAGACCGATCCGATCCGGGAATCGATCGTTGTGTCGCAAGAGGATATTCGTCGAAATATTCGCAAGGGAGGTGGCGGAACGGCCGACAACAATCGCGAGCATGATGGTGCTCTATGGCCCACCGTCATCGAAGCGGGTTTCGCCGAACTGTATGGCCGCGATACACAAGGGAGGGTCAACCTCAACCGAGGCTACGACCTCATTGGTGATCAGACGCGCGGCGGTTCACTGGCCGATGGCATGTATGCCTTGACTGGGGAATCAGGCCGCAGCCTGCGCATCCTCAATCCCGAAGCCCCGCCAATGCGATCCACCGGTCCCGACCATGTCCACCGCCCCGAGCCGCCGCCGTTTCGGGCGCCCGTGCATGGTGCCAGGTTGGAGTTGGACGCGGTCTATGCAGAAGTGGAACAAGCACTGGCGACGCAGCGGCCAGTGTCGATGGCGACGCAAGGTCGGGACGTTCAAGATGGCCTCGAGGAAAGCCATGCCTATATGGTGGTGGGCGTGTCGCGCGATCCGCGAACCAACGAAGCCCAGGTCACGCTGCGCAATCCCTACGGGAACAACGAGCGCGCAGACGAAGGCAACCACAACATCGGGCCAGGCTGGAACGCAAACAACCCGGAGATCACGGTCAACCTCAATCGACTTGTGCGCGACGGCAGTTTCGCCGAGTTCAACATCGGCCCGGCGGCGCGCGTGCAGACGCAGCAGCAAAGCGCGCCCGAGGCCGGCGCGCCATCGACGCAATCGATGCCAACACAACCCGCTCAAGCCGAGCCACAGCCGCCGGCCTCTTTGCCTCCGGGCGCAACCAGCATCACAGACCGCCATCACCCCGGCCACGAACGTTTCCAGCAAGCGATCGACGCGATCGAGCGCTCACCCAACATCCCCGCCGGCACCTTCTCGGGTGAACGCCTGCAGCAAGCCGCCGCCAATCTGGCTTACGCCAGCCTCGCCGGCGCGCAGCGGCCGCAGGGCGGTCAGAACGAGCGGCTGGATCGGATCGATTTCGTCGTGTTCAACAACGACCGCAGCGGCCTGATCGCCGGTCAGGGTGAACTGGGCAATCCGACCGCGAAACTGGCCCTGCTGCCCGCCGCGCAGGACAACGCCACCAGCCTGTCCCAGGCCTCGCAGCAGGTTCGCGACACGCTGGCCCAGCAGTCACAAGCGCAGAGCGTGGCGCAACAAGCGCCCGCGCAGGCTCAGGACGACCCGGCGATGAAAGGCCCGAGGGTTTAG
- a CDS encoding metallophosphoesterase: protein MNAFARLLSACLLSTLAAGGAALAQERSQESAEAEMVAATSIDDGPYLSYDGAQVQAQWICAGKVIRKTFKAQRWPVRIPLRCGYPDPIEVRAKAAAESTSSVSGVDRIVALSDIHGQFDLAVRLLQANRVIDKRLRWHYGTGHLVVVGDVFDRGPRVTETFWLLYQLQQQARDAGGDVHVLLGNHETMVLYDDLRYVNPKYLRGAELLGKPYPQLYDADSVLGAWLRTLPTMLKIDDLLFVHGGIEPGHFDLHLDRDTVNARYRQSLGLAKATVKHDPLFAPLYDGKTSPIWYRGYFKQGELGQNEVQTILDRLGVSRIVVGHTSMEHVGSYFDGRVIAVDSSIKEGRSGELLFVENGRLERGTLDGTRLPL from the coding sequence ATGAACGCTTTCGCACGTCTCCTGTCGGCATGCCTGCTGTCGACGCTCGCGGCGGGCGGCGCCGCCCTCGCGCAGGAGCGCAGCCAGGAATCCGCCGAAGCCGAAATGGTTGCGGCGACGTCGATCGACGACGGCCCCTACTTGAGCTACGACGGCGCGCAGGTGCAGGCGCAGTGGATCTGCGCCGGCAAGGTGATCCGCAAGACGTTCAAGGCGCAGCGATGGCCGGTGCGGATACCGCTGCGCTGTGGCTATCCCGACCCCATCGAGGTCAGGGCGAAAGCGGCCGCCGAATCGACATCGTCGGTCAGCGGCGTCGACCGCATCGTCGCCCTGTCCGACATCCATGGCCAGTTCGATCTGGCCGTGCGGTTGCTGCAAGCCAATCGTGTCATCGACAAGCGGCTTCGCTGGCACTACGGCACCGGCCATCTGGTCGTGGTCGGCGACGTCTTCGATCGCGGTCCTCGCGTCACCGAGACGTTCTGGCTGCTGTATCAGTTGCAGCAGCAGGCGCGCGATGCCGGCGGCGACGTGCATGTATTGCTCGGCAATCACGAAACGATGGTGCTGTACGACGACCTGCGTTACGTCAACCCGAAGTACCTGCGCGGCGCCGAGTTGCTGGGCAAGCCGTATCCGCAGCTGTACGACGCCGACAGCGTGCTGGGCGCGTGGCTGCGCACATTGCCGACGATGCTGAAGATCGACGACCTTTTGTTCGTCCATGGCGGCATCGAGCCGGGCCATTTCGATCTGCATCTGGATCGCGACACGGTCAACGCGCGTTATCGGCAGTCGCTCGGCCTGGCCAAGGCCACGGTGAAACACGACCCGCTGTTCGCGCCGCTGTACGACGGCAAGACCAGTCCGATCTGGTATCGCGGCTACTTCAAGCAAGGCGAGCTCGGCCAGAACGAGGTGCAGACGATTCTCGACCGCCTCGGCGTGAGCCGCATCGTTGTCGGTCATACCTCGATGGAGCACGTCGGCAGTTACTTCGACGGCCGCGTCATAGCCGTCGACAGCAGCATCAAGGAAGGCCGCTCCGGCGAACTGCTGTTCGTCGAGAACGGACGCCTGGAGCGCGGCACGCTGGACGGGACGCGCCTGCCGCTTTGA
- a CDS encoding RNA polymerase sigma factor — MRCQLGERAAFDDLIRRWSGSLHRYALKLTDDPELADDLTQEVWLRALQGLGKLRDAAQFRAWLFGIAHRTFMDRLRSRYAMPVDTGIDLEELAATDAIGDDEDLDRALAIGMASLPIVEREVLTLFYLEELSMADIATALGIPVGTVKSRLFRARALLRHYIVPQESRP; from the coding sequence GTGCGTTGCCAATTGGGCGAACGCGCGGCCTTCGACGACCTGATCCGGCGCTGGTCCGGCTCGCTGCATCGGTATGCGTTGAAGCTGACCGACGATCCCGAACTCGCCGACGACCTCACCCAGGAGGTCTGGCTGCGCGCGTTGCAAGGCCTTGGAAAACTGCGCGACGCCGCGCAGTTCCGCGCCTGGCTGTTCGGGATCGCGCACCGCACTTTCATGGATCGGCTGCGAAGTCGCTATGCGATGCCCGTCGACACCGGCATCGATCTGGAGGAACTGGCGGCGACTGACGCCATCGGTGACGACGAAGATCTCGATCGGGCGCTCGCCATCGGCATGGCATCGCTGCCGATCGTCGAACGCGAAGTGTTGACGCTGTTCTATCTGGAGGAACTGTCCATGGCCGATATCGCCACCGCGCTCGGCATTCCGGTCGGCACGGTCAAATCGCGGTTGTTCCGCGCAAGAGCGCTGTTGCGCCACTACATAGTCCCGCAGGAATCTCGCCCATGA
- a CDS encoding RidA family protein, giving the protein MTKRDVVFPAGRQALYERNRYSPAIRSDGFLFVSGQVGSREDGSPEPELSAQVRRAFDNLNAILHAAGCTFDDVIDVTVFIVDPETNFDTVWSVLPDYWGSAPYPTLTGIGVTWLYGFQFEIKVIAKLPQAGAQVG; this is encoded by the coding sequence GTGACAAAACGCGACGTGGTCTTTCCCGCCGGACGCCAGGCGCTCTACGAACGCAATCGCTACTCGCCGGCGATCCGCTCCGACGGTTTCCTGTTCGTCTCCGGCCAGGTCGGCAGCCGCGAGGACGGCTCGCCCGAGCCCGAACTGAGCGCGCAGGTGCGGCGCGCGTTCGACAACCTCAACGCGATCCTGCACGCCGCGGGCTGCACGTTCGACGACGTGATCGACGTGACCGTGTTCATCGTCGATCCCGAAACCAACTTCGACACGGTCTGGAGCGTGCTGCCCGATTACTGGGGCAGCGCACCGTATCCGACCCTGACCGGCATCGGCGTGACCTGGCTGTACGGCTTCCAATTCGAGATCAAGGTGATCGCGAAGTTGCCGCAGGCCGGCGCGCAGGTCGGGTGA
- a CDS encoding LysR family transcriptional regulator produces the protein MDRFDAMQAFVRVVEAGSFTKAAQTLHMSKTSVTQLVQQLEARLRVRLLNRTTRKLAVTADGAAYYERAVRLLADMDDAETSLSSASSAPKGRLRVDVPSPLARMILMPALPAFHAQYPDIQFDMGVSDRIVDLIGEHVDCVVRGGALTDQSLMARHVGDLQLRVYAAPSYLQRAGTPSHPQELEDSHHRIVGFHWARSGKVFRYAMHRGVESIDVQGRYVLAVDDGNAYLAAGLAGMGVLWLPDYMAMPHAALGELIPLFQDWRLEPMPLYVAFPPNRHVSRKLRVFMDWIAELMAQHAPITTRPDP, from the coding sequence ATGGACCGTTTCGATGCGATGCAGGCCTTTGTCCGCGTGGTCGAAGCCGGCAGCTTCACCAAGGCGGCGCAGACCCTGCACATGAGCAAGACCAGCGTGACCCAGCTGGTCCAGCAGTTGGAGGCGCGGCTGCGCGTGCGCCTGCTCAACCGCACCACGCGCAAGCTCGCCGTCACCGCCGACGGCGCCGCTTACTACGAGCGCGCGGTGCGCCTGCTGGCCGACATGGACGATGCCGAGACCAGTCTGTCCAGCGCCTCGTCCGCGCCCAAGGGCCGATTGCGGGTGGACGTGCCGAGCCCGCTCGCACGCATGATCCTTATGCCGGCCCTGCCCGCGTTTCATGCGCAATACCCCGACATCCAGTTCGACATGGGCGTGAGCGATCGCATCGTCGACCTGATCGGCGAGCACGTCGACTGCGTGGTGCGCGGCGGCGCGCTCACCGATCAGTCGTTGATGGCGCGGCATGTCGGCGACCTGCAATTGCGCGTGTACGCGGCGCCGAGTTATCTGCAGCGCGCGGGCACGCCCTCGCATCCGCAAGAACTGGAGGACAGCCATCACCGCATCGTCGGCTTCCATTGGGCGCGCAGCGGCAAGGTCTTTCGTTACGCCATGCATCGCGGCGTGGAAAGCATCGACGTGCAAGGCCGCTACGTGCTCGCGGTCGACGACGGCAATGCCTATCTCGCCGCGGGCCTGGCCGGCATGGGCGTGCTGTGGCTGCCCGATTACATGGCCATGCCGCACGCGGCGCTCGGCGAACTGATCCCTTTGTTCCAGGACTGGCGGCTGGAGCCGATGCCGTTGTACGTCGCGTTCCCGCCCAACCGGCATGTCAGCCGCAAATTGCGGGTATTCATGGACTGGATCGCCGAACTGATGGCGCAGCACGCGCCGATCACCACCCGGCCCGATCCATGA
- a CDS encoding superoxide dismutase — protein MTYELPALPYAFDALEPHIDAKTMEIHQSKHHQTYVNNLNAALQGSEHEGIAVETLITTIDHLPENLRAPVRNNGGGHANHSLFWTVMAPAGQGGGGRPDGALVQAIESDLGGFDAFKDAFTKAALTRFGSGWAWLVVGADGRLNVESSGNQDSPLMVGIGSGGVPILGLDVWEHAYYLKYQNRRPDYIAAFYNVVNWPEVARRYAQAQN, from the coding sequence ATGACCTACGAACTTCCCGCCCTGCCCTACGCCTTCGATGCACTCGAGCCGCACATCGATGCCAAGACGATGGAGATCCACCAAAGCAAGCATCATCAGACCTACGTCAACAATCTCAACGCCGCGCTGCAAGGCAGCGAACACGAAGGCATCGCGGTGGAAACGCTGATCACCACGATCGACCACCTGCCCGAAAACCTGCGCGCGCCGGTGCGCAACAACGGCGGCGGCCACGCCAATCACAGCCTGTTCTGGACGGTGATGGCGCCGGCCGGCCAAGGCGGCGGCGGCCGGCCCGACGGCGCCTTGGTGCAAGCGATCGAATCCGATCTGGGCGGTTTCGATGCATTCAAGGACGCCTTCACCAAGGCCGCGCTTACTCGCTTCGGCAGCGGCTGGGCCTGGCTGGTGGTGGGCGCGGACGGGCGGCTCAATGTGGAGAGCAGCGGCAACCAGGACAGCCCGTTGATGGTTGGGATCGGCTCGGGCGGCGTGCCCATCCTCGGCCTGGACGTGTGGGAGCACGCGTATTACCTGAAGTACCAGAACCGGCGCCCGGACTACATCGCCGCGTTCTACAACGTGGTGAATTGGCCGGAAGTGGCGAGGCGATATGCCCAGGCGCAGAACTGA
- a CDS encoding ZIP family metal transporter, translating into MSDARATRLGRRLSVAQWFGLAILALGAMAMIADAWRFIDSVPAVRAAFVGGSVAALATALGALPVLFSQRLSDRIQDTLFGFGAGVMLAACAFSLIIPGLAAAQATAQFGGGERGASLVIGLAVLLGGATIMLIDRVVPHEHFIKGREGQSPGKLRRTWLFVFAIALHNLPEGLAIGVGYAGNEGAVRANALAIGIAIQDVPEGLVVAVALLAAGYGRLWSVFIGAASGLIEPVGAVLGAAVTSHSHALLPWGLGFAAGAMLFVISHEIIPESHRKGHESFATAGLMIGFVLMMVLDTALG; encoded by the coding sequence ATGAGCGACGCGCGCGCGACGCGGCTCGGCCGCAGGCTGAGCGTGGCGCAATGGTTCGGGCTGGCGATCCTCGCGCTGGGCGCGATGGCGATGATCGCCGACGCCTGGCGCTTCATCGACAGCGTGCCGGCGGTGCGCGCCGCCTTCGTCGGCGGCTCGGTCGCGGCGCTGGCCACCGCGCTGGGCGCGCTGCCGGTGTTGTTTTCGCAGCGCCTGTCCGATCGCATCCAGGACACCCTGTTCGGATTCGGCGCCGGCGTGATGCTCGCGGCCTGCGCGTTCTCGCTGATCATTCCGGGCCTCGCGGCGGCGCAGGCGACCGCCCAGTTCGGCGGCGGCGAACGCGGCGCCAGCCTGGTGATCGGCCTGGCCGTGCTGCTCGGCGGCGCGACGATCATGCTGATCGATCGCGTCGTGCCGCACGAGCACTTCATCAAGGGACGCGAAGGACAGTCGCCGGGAAAACTGCGCCGCACCTGGCTGTTCGTGTTCGCCATCGCGCTGCACAACCTGCCCGAAGGCCTGGCGATCGGCGTGGGTTATGCCGGCAACGAGGGCGCGGTGCGGGCCAATGCATTGGCGATCGGCATCGCGATCCAGGACGTGCCCGAAGGGCTGGTGGTGGCGGTCGCGTTGTTGGCCGCGGGCTACGGCCGGTTATGGTCGGTGTTCATCGGCGCGGCGAGCGGGTTGATCGAACCGGTCGGCGCGGTGCTCGGCGCGGCCGTGACCAGCCATTCGCATGCGTTGCTGCCGTGGGGGCTGGGCTTCGCGGCGGGCGCGATGCTGTTCGTGATCAGCCACGAGATCATTCCCGAATCGCATCGCAAGGGCCATGAGAGTTTCGCCACGGCCGGGTTGATGATCGGGTTCGTGCTGATGATGGTGCTGGATACCGCGCTGGGATAG
- a CDS encoding WG repeat-containing protein: MRGSLFKSLLALVCAGSLCAPLSAAEATKSAEGALEVFTLNNELTRWAGQGLRDAQGRVVVPVDTVELIRLPGGGWLSRAGLGGELLDARGKRIAGPFEYVEPPEPSLDVMLIGTEGSPLLSGKGGLVREDGRVVAEPAYAELDALEGTGLFSFQRARRTGAMNAQGRIVLEPLNDSVKAVASLLAVTRRGQSALFDRSGKALTQFRDGVDYQALEGSPWIRECIRPVGEDVVDEPRCRVLDETSKPALPGEFAQIDYLPEAQRWVAIPYGKAKGGDESAPRYANRTVLLLDKTGRRVAELQARSIRQTQAARLVVTVATSDGADEREGLADRDGRWLVKPDYDRIETLPIAFAERDGNKAPPQFSTLRWVEGIRSHAGVVDADGRVILPMAERQVIAHYPSLALYIVKLGDKTGVIDSDGRWRIQAKHSGTAPNSDLPAPYVMFSDTDYSGQGEDRDRYTLYDLRSGKPVFAHEYQYLDPQDSYWPMGLKAPWPEFVVVDAQRGGKHGVIDMEGKVVVPFEYYNIDSPDRWGRVTVYRDENDENGRQVDGLSPQKAARLREMISRQIREQQAPVSSVHAPYAGRYVPADYTDAAQVQAAAQRGALSRPVAPMILVDASTAILDLGMIRDRKGPELDYLEYYCERDNGFDILMPGADVSDKACVDPEAPRLILQAASEQAWTCSTCKDYGLPERWRRTDPAPNPNLP, encoded by the coding sequence ATGCGCGGCTCGCTGTTCAAATCCCTGCTGGCGCTGGTCTGCGCCGGATCGTTGTGCGCGCCGCTGTCGGCCGCCGAGGCGACCAAGTCCGCCGAGGGCGCGCTCGAAGTGTTCACCTTGAACAACGAGCTCACCCGCTGGGCCGGCCAGGGCCTGCGCGATGCGCAAGGCCGCGTGGTGGTGCCGGTCGATACCGTCGAGCTGATCCGTCTTCCCGGCGGCGGATGGTTGAGCCGCGCCGGCCTTGGCGGCGAATTGCTCGACGCGCGCGGCAAGCGCATCGCCGGTCCGTTCGAGTACGTCGAGCCGCCCGAGCCCTCGCTGGACGTGATGCTGATCGGCACCGAAGGCTCGCCGCTGCTGAGCGGCAAGGGCGGTCTGGTGCGTGAGGACGGCCGTGTGGTGGCCGAGCCGGCGTATGCCGAACTCGACGCCCTGGAGGGAACCGGCCTGTTCTCGTTCCAGCGCGCGCGCCGCACCGGTGCGATGAATGCGCAGGGACGGATCGTGCTGGAGCCGCTCAACGATTCGGTCAAGGCGGTTGCGTCCTTGCTGGCGGTAACCCGACGCGGCCAGTCGGCGTTGTTCGATCGCAGCGGCAAGGCGCTGACGCAATTCCGCGATGGCGTCGACTACCAGGCGCTGGAGGGCTCGCCGTGGATTCGCGAGTGCATTCGCCCGGTCGGCGAAGACGTCGTCGACGAGCCGCGCTGCCGCGTGCTGGACGAAACCTCGAAGCCCGCCCTTCCCGGCGAGTTCGCCCAGATCGACTATCTGCCCGAGGCGCAGCGCTGGGTTGCGATTCCATATGGCAAAGCGAAGGGCGGCGACGAATCCGCGCCGCGCTACGCGAACCGCACGGTCCTGCTGCTGGACAAGACGGGTCGCCGTGTCGCCGAGTTGCAGGCCCGCTCCATCCGCCAGACCCAGGCCGCTCGCCTGGTCGTCACCGTGGCCACGTCCGATGGCGCCGACGAACGCGAGGGCCTTGCCGACCGCGACGGTCGCTGGCTGGTCAAGCCGGACTACGACCGGATCGAAACCTTGCCGATCGCCTTCGCGGAGCGGGACGGCAACAAGGCGCCGCCGCAATTCTCCACCCTGCGCTGGGTTGAGGGCATCCGCTCCCACGCCGGCGTGGTCGACGCCGACGGACGCGTGATCCTGCCGATGGCCGAGAGGCAGGTGATCGCGCACTATCCGAGCCTGGCGCTGTACATCGTCAAGCTCGGCGACAAGACGGGCGTGATCGACAGCGACGGACGTTGGCGGATCCAGGCCAAGCATAGCGGCACCGCGCCGAACAGCGACCTGCCCGCGCCGTATGTGATGTTTTCGGACACCGATTATTCCGGCCAAGGCGAAGACCGCGATCGCTATACCTTGTACGACCTGCGCAGCGGCAAGCCGGTGTTCGCGCACGAGTATCAATACCTCGACCCGCAAGACAGCTACTGGCCGATGGGCTTGAAGGCGCCTTGGCCGGAGTTCGTGGTCGTCGACGCTCAACGCGGCGGCAAGCACGGCGTAATCGACATGGAGGGAAAAGTAGTAGTGCCGTTCGAGTACTACAACATCGACTCGCCGGATCGTTGGGGACGGGTGACCGTGTACCGCGACGAAAACGATGAGAACGGGCGCCAGGTCGACGGCCTGTCCCCGCAGAAGGCGGCCCGCCTGCGCGAGATGATCTCGCGCCAGATCCGCGAACAGCAGGCACCGGTATCCAGCGTGCATGCGCCTTACGCCGGCCGCTACGTGCCGGCGGACTACACCGACGCCGCGCAGGTCCAGGCCGCGGCGCAGCGCGGCGCGCTGTCGCGGCCGGTGGCGCCGATGATCCTGGTGGACGCTTCGACCGCGATTCTCGACCTGGGCATGATCCGCGACCGCAAGGGGCCGGAGCTCGACTATCTGGAGTACTACTGCGAGCGCGACAACGGTTTCGACATCCTGATGCCGGGCGCGGACGTGTCCGACAAGGCCTGCGTCGATCCCGAGGCGCCGCGCCTGATCCTGCAGGCCGCGAGCGAACAGGCGTGGACCTGCAGCACCTGCAAGGACTACGGCCTGCCCGAGCGTTGGCGCCGCACCGATCCCGCGCCGAATCCGAATCTGCCGTGA